Proteins from one Desulfonema limicola genomic window:
- a CDS encoding rhodanese-like domain-containing protein: MSWKDFFIMSDNMTAQDAKEYMDKHEQGSYTLLDVRQPGEYEHNHIPGSKLIPLPQLLDRIDELDPEKPVITY; the protein is encoded by the coding sequence ATGAGCTGGAAAGATTTTTTTATCATGTCAGACAACATGACAGCCCAGGATGCAAAAGAGTACATGGATAAGCATGAGCAGGGCAGTTATACACTCTTAGATGTAAGGCAGCCTGGAGAGTATGAACATAACCATATTCCAGGAAGCAAGCTTATTCCCCTGCCCCAGCTTCTTGACAGGATTGATGAACTTGACCCAGAAAAACCGGTAATAACCTACTGA
- a CDS encoding response regulator — protein sequence MSNIMIIDDSSNNLRLLTGMLVNQGYNVIPVKDGHIALTSALSNQPDLILLDIVMPGLDGYEVCRRLKEHEQTNTIPIIFISVLDELCNKTEAFALGCVDYITKPFYREEVVARVKTHLELQKTRKDLLETNARLDQAVREHRQTEKILFVKNRYMKALHETSVDLISRLDIDDLLNNILIRSVDLAKVSDGFIYFYNQEKDVLEIKYGLGSFSKKIGMVIAPGQGLAGKVWQTGSSILIQNYSNWAGRIKNPDFDIIYSVAGIPLKLQNRVQGVIGLAHTREDKILTREDAEILEHFAKLASIALNNAYLYSGMQQKIHEQQQAEEKLEKAIKMAESANRAKSEFLANMSHEIRTPMNAILGFSDILLDLNQDTKQQNYLKSIHSSGKALLCLINDILDIAKIEAGKFEIHPECTSLKEIFYEIKTVFIKQFDKKGVILKIDISRDIPDELIIDELRIRQILINLIGNAIKFTSKGCVSISVKGNRHDGNMINLIFEIKDTGMGISEDQLSLIFEPFQQQKWQKVKEYGGTGLGLTITKRLIEMMKGKIEVHSELNKGSCFKVEFFDIKIAQEKDFKARQKVSLNSTNIEFEPANIMVVDDVRFNRMLIKIWLKNTGINIIEAESGDHALYILKSRQFMNIRPDLILMDIRMPGRNGYEITKEIKSDNTLKSIPVLAFTALVMKDEEKKIKACFDGYLPKPVNKASLISELQKFLIFRPVQKINSLEPAADPGKSMLENNHQECSEKNLSELVDILENNLKPEWNEIRELFFIDDIADFSLKLRHVALEFNNKILLNYSAALHDSAQNIQIDKMEEFIEKYPGIIQTIKNNISSTE from the coding sequence ATGTCAAATATTATGATCATAGATGATTCTTCCAATAATTTACGCCTGCTGACAGGTATGCTGGTCAACCAGGGTTACAATGTAATACCTGTAAAAGATGGTCATATTGCTTTGACTTCTGCATTATCCAATCAGCCTGATTTGATCTTACTTGATATTGTTATGCCCGGGTTAGACGGCTATGAAGTATGCCGAAGGTTAAAAGAACATGAACAAACAAACACAATACCTATAATCTTTATAAGTGTTTTAGATGAATTATGCAATAAAACGGAGGCTTTTGCCCTGGGATGCGTGGATTATATTACAAAACCTTTTTACAGGGAAGAGGTTGTTGCAAGGGTAAAAACACATCTGGAACTGCAAAAAACCAGAAAAGATCTTCTTGAAACCAATGCACGTCTTGATCAGGCAGTCCGCGAACACAGACAGACAGAAAAAATACTATTTGTTAAAAACAGGTATATGAAAGCACTGCATGAAACCTCTGTTGATCTTATAAGCAGGCTGGATATTGATGATCTGCTCAATAATATATTAATTCGGTCAGTTGATCTTGCCAAAGTATCTGATGGATTTATCTATTTTTATAACCAGGAAAAAGATGTACTGGAAATTAAATATGGATTAGGCAGTTTTTCAAAAAAGATCGGGATGGTTATTGCACCAGGCCAGGGGCTTGCTGGAAAAGTATGGCAGACAGGCAGTTCAATCTTGATTCAAAATTATAGTAACTGGGCCGGCAGGATTAAAAATCCTGATTTTGATATTATTTATTCAGTTGCCGGGATTCCCCTGAAATTACAAAACAGGGTACAAGGGGTTATTGGTCTTGCCCATACAAGAGAAGATAAAATACTGACCAGAGAAGATGCTGAAATACTCGAACATTTTGCAAAACTTGCATCAATTGCATTAAATAATGCCTATCTGTATTCAGGAATGCAGCAGAAAATCCACGAACAGCAGCAGGCAGAAGAAAAACTGGAAAAAGCCATAAAAATGGCTGAATCTGCCAATCGTGCTAAAAGTGAATTTCTTGCTAATATGAGTCATGAAATAAGAACTCCCATGAATGCAATCCTTGGATTCAGCGATATACTTCTTGATCTTAACCAGGATACAAAACAGCAGAATTATCTTAAAAGTATTCATTCCAGTGGAAAAGCACTGCTTTGTTTAATAAATGATATTCTTGATATTGCCAAGATTGAAGCAGGGAAGTTTGAAATCCATCCTGAATGTACAAGCTTGAAAGAGATATTTTATGAAATAAAAACAGTGTTTATCAAGCAGTTTGATAAAAAAGGGGTTATATTAAAAATTGATATATCCCGTGATATTCCTGATGAATTGATCATAGATGAGCTGAGAATCAGGCAGATTTTAATTAATCTTATAGGCAATGCCATAAAATTTACCTCAAAGGGCTGTGTCAGCATATCTGTTAAAGGCAATAGGCATGACGGTAATATGATAAATCTTATTTTTGAGATAAAAGATACAGGCATGGGAATTTCAGAAGATCAATTATCTCTTATATTTGAACCTTTCCAACAGCAGAAATGGCAAAAAGTAAAAGAATACGGCGGAACCGGACTGGGATTGACCATAACAAAGCGGCTTATTGAGATGATGAAAGGTAAAATAGAGGTTCACAGTGAGCTTAATAAAGGAAGCTGCTTTAAAGTAGAGTTTTTTGACATTAAAATTGCACAAGAGAAAGATTTTAAAGCAAGGCAGAAAGTATCTCTCAATTCTACTAACATAGAATTTGAACCTGCAAATATAATGGTGGTTGATGATGTCAGATTTAACAGGATGCTTATAAAGATATGGCTTAAAAATACTGGTATAAATATAATTGAAGCTGAAAGCGGTGACCATGCACTTTATATTTTGAAAAGCCGGCAATTTATGAATATAAGGCCTGATCTTATATTGATGGATATTAGAATGCCTGGAAGAAACGGGTATGAAATAACAAAAGAAATAAAATCTGATAATACATTAAAGTCTATTCCTGTCCTGGCTTTTACAGCTCTGGTGATGAAAGATGAAGAAAAAAAGATAAAAGCTTGTTTTGACGGCTATCTGCCCAAACCTGTAAACAAAGCCAGTTTAATATCTGAATTGCAGAAATTTTTGATATTCAGGCCTGTACAAAAAATAAATAGCCTTGAACCGGCTGCTGATCCTGGAAAAAGTATGCTGGAAAATAATCACCAGGAATGTTCAGAAAAAAATCTATCTGAACTGGTTGACATACTGGAAAATAATCTAAAACCAGAATGGAATGAAATCAGGGAATTGTTTTTTATTGATGATATTGCTGATTTTTCCTTAAAACTAAGGCATGTTGCACTTGAATTTAATAACAAGATTCTTTTGAATTACAGTGCAGCTCTCCATGATTCAGCACAAAATATTCAAATTGACAAAATGGAAGAGTTTATTGAAAAATATCCTGGTATAATTCAAACCATTAAAAATAATATTTCATCCACTGAATAA
- a CDS encoding pentapeptide repeat-containing protein produces MDIEKIINHYSYQELKTEIKICKPGAIFSIVCPDDAVIHGLIENMQQDMNHDIVSLFMSEDDTDFQSFFQQNFDLKCETENAGEQNPGNGQNQDWETKKIINISGINNLNEDLHPDLIGCIQYLSICLRSVPYIVALWITPEFEKQIFFYAPDIWHQITGKYDFSPLMPYRAELKKSEQPLAIPQDKIIKYLENIIQEYKNWKNLHKNNQPFLIEAMGNSDLNNYYLPSSFANKKGQIFLLDDLLKVFIENRKINFLTLLGEPGTGKTSFAVYYYIKLAEQYINNPDNTRIPIFISLKDYKEKFDPEGFFIEMFKKIFDVKLSLIKLQDMLLRGKFVFFIDDFDKMALSSDLQSTIYNLKAVTRLSVKNIILEKGIEKPQPSNKVFFTCPTHYYLVDIKGENTSLSDYTSICREFAAKENFQIVRLNNKEFDEPEFKDYVVKNTKNSIIARNILGIMNDPYIVNKLSNPSILSRMIIRTLPVYQDKKEINAADLYRAFTDMWIKCDDWRFKMTPLGRQEFLHRLALNMFQKGDGHFIHFSEAYEPDQKAFKENSPDNDRIICRDEILTCEFLDCDPDGNYRFIHRSFMDYFIAEFYFLNILHKNERPVAYSHLEEEVRVFMKLIISSAKTDLKGLNLSDLDLENVNLYQADLSGADLSRTNLANAVLMNANLQNADLTTASLLKAKLTRVNCTGADLSGADFSEARLRDAILHNARFNGANLHSADMRGCKLCNARLAWADLTKADLSEADLTGANLTDTDLTDVNLDKAILCEADLTGSNMAKAVLTGADFSSSKLNNVDLSSVNLSKTNFKWAELQNADFSLADLTKVKFVEADLTRGTFDDSKCREADFRWAKLQGAKLRYADLSETDFSGANLTKAKLSEADLTWANLTNAVLINADLTGAKLNMCKAGDADFTGANLSSADLTWADMTKANFTQADLSDANLSEADLTQCRFNNAKLSRASFKGASLQKADLRNTVQDGADFTDADLTDIKK; encoded by the coding sequence ATGGATATTGAAAAAATAATAAATCACTATTCCTATCAAGAATTAAAAACCGAGATCAAGATTTGTAAACCAGGTGCAATATTTTCCATTGTATGCCCTGATGATGCTGTGATTCATGGTCTTATTGAAAATATGCAGCAAGATATGAATCATGATATAGTTTCATTATTCATGAGTGAAGATGATACAGATTTCCAGAGTTTTTTTCAGCAGAATTTTGATTTGAAATGTGAAACAGAAAATGCTGGTGAACAAAATCCAGGCAATGGACAAAATCAGGACTGGGAGACAAAAAAGATTATTAATATTTCAGGAATAAATAATTTAAATGAAGATTTACATCCTGACTTGATAGGCTGTATTCAGTATTTAAGCATTTGTCTCAGGTCTGTTCCCTATATTGTTGCCTTATGGATAACCCCTGAATTTGAAAAGCAGATATTCTTTTATGCCCCTGATATATGGCATCAGATTACTGGTAAATATGATTTTTCCCCCCTGATGCCTTACAGGGCTGAATTAAAAAAATCAGAACAGCCCCTGGCAATTCCTCAGGATAAGATCATAAAATACCTGGAAAATATAATTCAGGAATATAAAAACTGGAAAAATTTACACAAAAATAACCAGCCTTTTCTTATTGAAGCAATGGGAAATTCAGATTTAAATAATTATTATCTTCCTTCCAGCTTTGCCAATAAAAAGGGCCAGATATTTCTTTTAGATGATCTTTTAAAGGTATTTATAGAAAACAGGAAAATAAATTTTCTTACCCTGCTTGGTGAGCCTGGTACAGGTAAAACATCTTTTGCTGTTTATTATTATATAAAACTGGCAGAGCAGTATATAAATAACCCGGACAACACAAGGATTCCCATCTTTATCTCACTTAAAGATTATAAAGAAAAATTTGATCCAGAAGGTTTTTTTATAGAGATGTTTAAAAAAATCTTTGATGTTAAATTATCTTTAATAAAGCTTCAGGATATGCTGTTAAGGGGAAAATTTGTTTTTTTTATTGATGATTTTGACAAAATGGCATTATCCAGTGATCTGCAAAGTACAATATATAATTTAAAAGCTGTAACCAGGCTTTCTGTTAAAAATATTATCCTTGAAAAAGGCATTGAAAAACCCCAGCCGTCCAACAAGGTATTTTTTACCTGCCCGACTCATTATTACCTGGTTGATATCAAAGGGGAGAATACATCATTATCTGATTATACAAGTATCTGCCGTGAATTTGCTGCAAAAGAAAACTTTCAGATTGTAAGGCTGAATAACAAGGAGTTTGATGAGCCTGAGTTTAAAGATTATGTTGTTAAAAATACCAAAAACAGCATTATTGCAAGAAATATTTTGGGAATAATGAATGATCCCTATATTGTAAATAAACTATCAAATCCCAGTATTCTCAGCCGGATGATTATAAGAACCCTGCCTGTTTATCAGGATAAAAAAGAGATAAATGCAGCAGATTTATACCGTGCTTTTACAGATATGTGGATTAAATGTGATGACTGGAGGTTTAAAATGACTCCTCTGGGCAGGCAGGAATTTCTCCACCGCCTGGCTCTTAATATGTTTCAAAAAGGAGATGGTCATTTTATTCATTTTTCAGAAGCATATGAGCCTGATCAAAAGGCTTTTAAAGAAAACTCACCTGATAATGACAGGATAATATGCAGGGATGAAATCTTAACCTGTGAATTCTTAGATTGTGATCCTGATGGAAATTACAGGTTTATTCACAGGTCTTTTATGGATTATTTTATTGCAGAGTTTTATTTTCTTAACATTCTTCATAAAAATGAAAGACCGGTTGCCTACTCCCATCTTGAAGAAGAAGTAAGGGTGTTTATGAAACTTATCATATCTTCAGCTAAAACAGATTTAAAAGGACTTAATTTAAGCGACCTTGACCTGGAAAATGTTAATTTATACCAGGCTGACCTGTCTGGAGCTGATCTCAGCAGGACAAATCTGGCAAATGCTGTTTTAATGAATGCAAACCTTCAGAATGCCGACCTTACTACTGCCAGCCTTTTAAAAGCAAAATTAACAAGGGTAAACTGTACAGGGGCAGACCTTTCAGGAGCAGATTTTAGTGAAGCAAGGCTGAGGGATGCAATTCTTCACAATGCCAGATTTAATGGTGCAAACCTTCATTCTGCGGATATGAGAGGATGTAAATTGTGCAATGCAAGACTTGCATGGGCAGACCTGACTAAAGCTGATCTTTCTGAAGCAGACCTTACAGGTGCCAATCTTACAGATACTGATCTTACAGATGTTAATCTTGATAAAGCAATTTTATGCGAGGCAGATCTTACAGGTTCAAACATGGCAAAGGCTGTTCTTACAGGTGCGGATTTTTCTTCATCAAAATTAAATAATGTTGATCTCAGCAGTGTGAATTTAAGTAAAACAAATTTTAAATGGGCTGAACTTCAAAATGCAGATTTTTCCCTTGCAGACCTGACAAAGGTAAAGTTTGTAGAAGCAGACCTGACACGAGGTACTTTTGATGATTCAAAGTGCCGGGAAGCTGATTTCAGATGGGCAAAGCTCCAGGGAGCAAAACTCAGGTATGCTGATTTAAGCGAGACCGATTTCAGCGGAGCTAACCTGACCAAAGCAAAATTATCAGAAGCAGACCTGACCTGGGCTAACCTGACCAATGCCGTACTTATAAATGCAGACCTTACAGGTGCAAAGCTGAATATGTGCAAAGCAGGGGACGCAGATTTTACAGGAGCAAATTTAAGCAGTGCAGACCTGACCTGGGCTGATATGACAAAAGCCAATTTTACTCAAGCTGATCTTTCAGATGCCAATCTAAGTGAAGCTGATCTTACACAATGCCGGTTTAACAATGCAAAATTGAGCCGTGCCAGTTTTAAAGGAGCCAGCCTTCAAAAGGCTGATCTTCGCAATACAGTACAGGACGGCGCAGATTTTACAGATGCGGATTTAACAGATATAAAGAAATAA
- a CDS encoding DUF3786 domain-containing protein, translated as MSDNYARLVQDNLKKLYEKRSNKELAECLPGKQDKDSVVFEAFGRSCCICPEGIILGNEKQESIIGILISLYALYSGTGSCIKTPFKAFKDFPSSAPYAGAFATHTQNILIEHIEKIEKNMDKIKEKLKGQDAPADLSGDFAFIVWPLPKIALCYIFYEADEDFPPSVTCLYSNNAADFMPIDGLADVGEYTSKEIIRIAG; from the coding sequence ATGAGTGATAATTATGCAAGACTGGTTCAGGATAATTTAAAAAAACTGTATGAAAAAAGATCAAATAAAGAACTGGCAGAATGCCTGCCTGGAAAACAGGATAAAGATAGTGTTGTATTTGAAGCTTTTGGCAGATCATGCTGTATTTGTCCAGAGGGAATTATTTTAGGAAATGAAAAACAGGAAAGTATAATTGGCATCCTGATATCCCTGTATGCACTTTATTCAGGTACAGGCTCTTGTATTAAAACCCCGTTTAAAGCATTTAAAGATTTTCCCAGCAGCGCACCGTATGCCGGAGCCTTTGCCACCCATACTCAAAATATCTTGATTGAGCATATAGAAAAAATTGAGAAAAATATGGATAAAATAAAGGAAAAACTCAAAGGACAGGATGCGCCTGCTGATTTGAGCGGAGATTTTGCATTTATAGTATGGCCCCTTCCCAAGATTGCACTTTGTTATATATTTTATGAAGCAGATGAAGACTTTCCCCCATCTGTAACCTGTCTTTATTCCAATAATGCAGCAGACTTTATGCCCATTGACGGATTAGCTGATGTTGGGGAATATACTTCCAAAGAGATTATCAGGATAGCCGGATAA
- a CDS encoding ferritin family protein: MGGRSRAAVQLLNAKGFKTYNLKGGIKSWKDPSAQGPEDMGLFLIKGDETPSEIIILSYGLEEGLRRLYSELAKDSKDQTLLKLFNKLAGIEEKHKKKLFSLYLSAEKSQVDQETFENKIVLDFMEGGFTVKEFLEKYQPVMKTENDVINVAMMLEAQALDLYVRYAEKSREQAVKDVLLGLADEEKSHLNSLANLLDKKTGK, translated from the coding sequence ATGGGAGGACGCAGCCGGGCGGCTGTTCAACTGCTTAATGCAAAGGGATTTAAAACCTATAACCTGAAAGGCGGCATAAAAAGCTGGAAGGATCCTTCTGCCCAGGGGCCTGAAGATATGGGACTGTTTCTTATCAAGGGTGATGAAACTCCTTCTGAAATTATTATTCTTTCCTATGGCCTTGAAGAAGGACTCAGGCGGCTTTATTCAGAGCTTGCAAAAGATTCTAAAGATCAAACCCTGCTTAAACTTTTCAACAAGCTGGCAGGCATTGAAGAAAAGCACAAAAAAAAGCTTTTTTCCCTTTATCTTAGTGCTGAAAAATCCCAGGTTGACCAGGAAACATTTGAAAATAAGATTGTACTGGATTTTATGGAGGGAGGTTTTACTGTTAAAGAATTCCTGGAAAAATATCAGCCTGTTATGAAAACAGAAAATGATGTGATAAATGTTGCCATGATGCTTGAGGCCCAGGCCCTTGATCTTTATGTGCGCTATGCGGAAAAAAGCAGGGAGCAGGCTGTTAAGGATGTTTTACTCGGCCTTGCTGATGAGGAAAAAAGCCATTTAAACAGCCTGGCAAACCTTTTGGACAAGAAAACAGGAAAATAA
- a CDS encoding HsdM family class I SAM-dependent methyltransferase, giving the protein MNNLGLIPQVIHKRSMIEKTILKFKKDFSFSQIISAFITHWGKINKINNDLIYSASECSIYKDHYNRDLYSRISSSFPKISLKDLESVFENLIDFNERKASGAVYTPDYIIDIIIKNSLDFYKGPKPPVLCDPCCGSGGFLVRAIDILSGSFHLDKKELCLKYIKGIDTNPVSVSCAKVVMELHLLSKGIFPPDFNNNIVCADTLLSPKKDLLMKTSTPKKGFDLIVTNPPYVKLQNIDDSYRLHLLKNYPQFAKGSFSLAMLFLIKGYELLSPKGVSGYITQNNLFTSLAGENTRKYLAENKAVHTVIDFGHNRIFEKASAYTCIIFLTKTKNQSLQYCLEPGAVNGKESNPINKNRFSQIPISILDKKKWRLAPLKHLENIKKIENTGSPLLQVCRINVGFATLKDAVFFSPDPASNFPGIEYEITRPAIKVADLTDQDSINKKIRRIIHPYKKIKDRWHVLEPDEFMDKYPHAYKYLKKHENILLKRDKGKGRYRFFYEWGRTQGMDAPGPKLLTKTFSRGPNFFLDMSDSLFCNGYCIKPGVFGLNLEILQKILNSIVMNYYSRLTSFQIGGNYQCFQKNHIQDFGIPDLNETNALEIKQASGKALDLLLCEIYNLPYADILETVSEKVVVNL; this is encoded by the coding sequence ATGAATAACCTGGGGCTGATTCCACAGGTTATTCATAAAAGATCCATGATAGAAAAAACCATTCTAAAATTCAAAAAAGACTTTTCATTTTCCCAGATCATATCTGCTTTTATTACCCACTGGGGGAAAATAAATAAGATTAATAATGACCTGATTTACAGCGCCAGTGAATGCTCCATTTATAAAGATCATTATAACAGGGATTTATACTCCAGGATTTCATCTTCTTTCCCAAAAATATCACTTAAAGACCTGGAATCTGTATTTGAAAATCTAATTGATTTTAATGAAAGAAAAGCCAGCGGTGCAGTTTATACCCCTGATTATATTATTGATATTATAATTAAAAACTCTCTTGATTTTTACAAAGGACCCAAACCTCCCGTATTATGCGACCCCTGCTGCGGAAGCGGGGGGTTTTTAGTCCGTGCCATTGATATTTTATCAGGAAGCTTTCATTTAGATAAAAAAGAGCTTTGTTTAAAATATATAAAAGGCATTGATACAAATCCTGTTTCAGTTTCATGTGCCAAGGTTGTCATGGAACTGCATCTTTTAAGCAAAGGGATTTTTCCCCCTGATTTTAATAATAATATTGTATGTGCAGATACTTTATTATCACCTAAAAAAGACCTGCTCATGAAAACAAGCACCCCAAAAAAGGGCTTTGATCTTATAGTAACAAATCCGCCTTATGTGAAGCTCCAGAATATAGATGATTCGTACAGACTGCACTTGTTAAAAAACTATCCCCAATTTGCAAAAGGCAGCTTCAGCCTGGCAATGCTTTTTTTAATAAAAGGTTATGAATTATTATCACCAAAAGGGGTTTCAGGCTATATAACCCAGAATAACCTTTTTACATCCCTGGCTGGTGAAAATACCAGGAAATACCTTGCTGAAAATAAAGCAGTCCATACTGTTATAGATTTTGGTCATAACAGGATTTTTGAAAAAGCATCTGCATATACCTGCATTATATTTCTTACAAAAACAAAAAATCAATCCCTGCAATACTGCCTGGAACCAGGAGCAGTAAATGGAAAAGAAAGCAATCCCATTAACAAAAACAGGTTTTCACAGATTCCCATATCCATACTGGATAAAAAAAAATGGCGGCTGGCTCCTTTAAAACACCTGGAAAATATAAAAAAAATAGAAAATACCGGGAGTCCTTTACTGCAGGTCTGCCGGATTAACGTAGGATTTGCCACTTTAAAAGATGCCGTGTTTTTTTCCCCTGATCCCGCCTCAAATTTCCCTGGTATTGAATATGAGATAACCAGACCGGCCATTAAGGTCGCAGATTTAACAGATCAGGATTCTATAAATAAAAAAATCAGGAGAATAATCCATCCATATAAAAAGATTAAAGACCGGTGGCATGTTTTAGAACCAGATGAATTTATGGATAAATATCCTCATGCTTATAAATATTTGAAAAAACATGAAAATATTCTTTTAAAAAGAGATAAAGGAAAAGGAAGATACAGATTTTTTTATGAATGGGGCAGAACCCAGGGAATGGATGCCCCAGGCCCGAAACTATTGACCAAAACATTCAGCAGGGGCCCGAATTTTTTCCTGGACATGTCAGATTCCTTATTCTGCAACGGCTACTGCATTAAACCTGGTGTTTTTGGTTTAAACCTAGAGATTCTGCAAAAGATTCTTAATTCAATTGTAATGAATTATTATTCCAGGCTGACCTCATTCCAGATTGGGGGCAATTATCAATGTTTTCAGAAAAATCATATCCAGGATTTCGGCATTCCTGACCTGAATGAAACAAATGCTCTGGAAATAAAACAGGCTTCAGGAAAAGCTTTGGATCTGCTGCTGTGTGAAATATATAATCTGCCTTATGCAGATATACTGGAGACTGTTTCAGAAAAGGTTGTGGTGAATCTGTAA
- a CDS encoding transcriptional regulator produces MKNKMLKIGIISREDYKKRTLAVAGGKYKPKPEEPKIWFESLHSMSQVLSNKNQELLRIIVKEKPESLKELESVTGRKSSNLSRTLKQMERYGIVSLEKHSRSVRPTVKATDFRIEFGLYTGS; encoded by the coding sequence ATGAAAAATAAAATGCTCAAAATAGGTATCATATCCCGTGAGGATTATAAGAAAAGAACACTGGCGGTTGCTGGCGGAAAGTATAAGCCGAAGCCCGAAGAGCCGAAAATCTGGTTTGAATCACTTCATTCCATGTCTCAGGTACTGAGCAATAAGAATCAGGAATTATTGAGGATTATAGTGAAAGAAAAACCAGAGTCCCTGAAAGAACTTGAATCAGTTACGGGCAGAAAAAGCAGCAACCTGTCACGAACTTTGAAGCAGATGGAGCGTTATGGGATAGTCAGTCTTGAAAAACACAGCAGAAGTGTCAGACCAACGGTCAAAGCGACAGATTTCAGGATAGAATTCGGTCTTTACACAGGCAGCTAA
- a CDS encoding nucleotide sugar dehydrogenase — MVTIESLDLHEDTIAIVGLGYVGLPLAVHLSKHFKVTGYDLKSQRIKELESGIDKTLEVNEQELQDTDIFFTDNPEHLSKCRFIIVAVPTPIDEYRIPDLGPLESSSSIVGKHLVSGSCIVFESTVYPGATQEVCLPIIEQESGLKLGADFTLGYSPERINPGDKVHTIESIIKIVSGSDQAALDLLTHVYGKVVKAGLHKASSIKVAEAAKVIENTQRDLNIALMNELSMIFDKIGIDTAEVLEAAGSKWNFLPFKPGLVGGHCIGVDPYYLTFKAESIGYHPDMILAGRRINDGMAKFIAEKTVKMLIKLGKQVRGARIGVLGLTFKEDVPDLRNTKVIDIISELEDYGINVLVHDPLADPEEARKYYNIELQPMENMLDLDAVILAVIHKKYKDMGLLNISRLCPAGSSLVVDIKSAFSPEDAEKLNIKYWRL, encoded by the coding sequence ATGGTAACAATTGAATCACTGGACTTACATGAAGACACTATTGCAATAGTTGGTCTTGGATATGTGGGTCTTCCCCTGGCTGTGCATCTTTCAAAACATTTTAAAGTAACAGGCTATGATTTAAAATCCCAGAGAATCAAAGAGCTTGAATCAGGAATTGATAAAACCCTTGAGGTAAATGAACAGGAACTTCAAGATACAGATATTTTTTTTACAGACAACCCTGAACATCTTTCAAAATGCCGATTTATTATTGTGGCAGTTCCAACTCCTATTGATGAATACCGGATTCCCGACCTCGGCCCTCTTGAGAGTTCATCCTCTATTGTGGGAAAACACCTGGTTTCAGGTTCATGTATTGTTTTTGAATCTACTGTTTATCCAGGAGCCACACAAGAGGTCTGTCTGCCTATTATTGAGCAGGAATCAGGGCTTAAACTCGGTGCTGATTTTACACTTGGATATTCACCTGAAAGAATCAATCCAGGGGATAAGGTTCATACAATTGAAAGTATTATAAAGATTGTTTCAGGTTCAGACCAGGCAGCCCTTGATCTGCTTACCCATGTTTACGGCAAGGTGGTTAAAGCAGGTCTGCATAAGGCATCTTCCATTAAAGTAGCCGAGGCTGCCAAGGTGATTGAAAATACCCAGCGGGATCTGAATATTGCACTTATGAACGAATTATCCATGATCTTTGATAAAATAGGGATTGATACTGCCGAAGTTCTTGAAGCAGCAGGAAGCAAATGGAATTTTCTTCCTTTTAAACCAGGTCTTGTAGGAGGCCATTGTATTGGAGTTGATCCCTATTACCTGACCTTTAAAGCTGAATCAATAGGTTATCATCCTGATATGATCCTTGCAGGCCGAAGAATAAATGATGGAATGGCAAAATTTATTGCAGAAAAAACCGTTAAAATGCTCATTAAACTTGGAAAACAGGTACGCGGTGCAAGAATCGGGGTTTTAGGTTTAACATTTAAAGAGGATGTTCCTGATCTAAGAAACACAAAAGTTATTGATATTATATCAGAACTTGAGGATTATGGTATAAATGTACTTGTTCATGATCCCCTTGCAGACCCTGAAGAAGCCCGAAAATATTACAATATAGAGCTGCAGCCAATGGAAAATATGTTAGACCTTGATGCAGTAATTTTAGCTGTTATTCATAAAAAATATAAAGATATGGGACTGTTAAACATTTCCAGGTTATGCCCCGCAGGTTCTTCCCTTGTTGTTGATATCAAGTCTGCATTCAGCCCAGAAGATGCTGAAAAACTTAATATAAAATATTGGAGGCTTTAG